GCGGCTGTCGGCTGATGGTATCAGGAAAATCACTCTTATACCGCTGCTGCTGGTAGCCGGCGAACATGCCAGACAGGATATGGCAGGCGATGGGCCTGATTCTTTTCAGTCCCGGCTGCAGGACGCCGGCTTTGAAGTAAGCGTTTGTTTGCAGGGGGTTGGTGAGAACCCGGCGATTCAGGATCTTTATGTCCAGCATGTGAAAGATGCCATTGCGGAGAAAAAAATTTTTCCTGAATAGAAGAAGCACCGGAGGGAACGCTTTTCCAGAAGGCGTAGTTAGCGGCCGTCCGGTCAGGATAAACGGACGAAGGGGGTAAGCAATGAACATACAGGGAAAAGCGGTACTCATTACCGGCGGTACCTCCGGTATTGGCCTGGCGGCAGCCAGGCTATTCCTGGAGCAAGGTGCCGGGGTTGCCGTTGTGGGAAGGGATCGGAAGAAAGGCGAAAAGGCGGTACAGGAATTAAGCTTATACGGAAAAGTCTGCTATATCGAAGCCGATGTGGCTAAGGTAGCTGACTGTCAGAAAGCGGTCATGCAAACCTGCAGGATTATGGGCCGGCTGGATATTGTCGTTAATTGTGCCGGTGCCTATCAGGAGAAAGTCATCGAAGAGGTTACCGAGGATGATTATGCAGCGATCATGGATGTGAATATGAAAGGGACTTATTTTATTGCTAAGTTTGCTGTGCCGGAATTAAAGAAAGGCAAGGGCGGCGCTATTGTTAATGTCTCTTCCGATGCCGGGCTGCAGGGCAACTGGCTGTGCACCGCCTATTGTGCGGCAAAAGGGGCTGTCAACACTTTTACCAAGGCTTTGGCGCTGGAGCTGGCGCCCTATGGCATCAGGGTCAATGCCGTATGCCCCGGCGATATTCAGACCCCTTTGCTGGAAAAACAATTGGAGCAGGTCGCGGACAGGGAAAGAACACTGCGGGATATGGCCGGTATTTATCCCTTGGGACGCTTGGGAACGCCCGATGAGGTGGCTCAGGTAATTTTGTTTCTGGCTTCGCCGCAGGCCGCTTTTGTTACCGGTGCCTTATGGTCGGTCGATGGCGGACTGACCGCCTGTTAAGGATTTTGGCTGGACAAACAAAAGAATAGAGAATACTGTATTCAATATTTAGCCTGTGTATACATTATATAGAAGGCTT
The Propionispora hippei DSM 15287 genome window above contains:
- a CDS encoding SDR family NAD(P)-dependent oxidoreductase, whose product is MNIQGKAVLITGGTSGIGLAAARLFLEQGAGVAVVGRDRKKGEKAVQELSLYGKVCYIEADVAKVADCQKAVMQTCRIMGRLDIVVNCAGAYQEKVIEEVTEDDYAAIMDVNMKGTYFIAKFAVPELKKGKGGAIVNVSSDAGLQGNWLCTAYCAAKGAVNTFTKALALELAPYGIRVNAVCPGDIQTPLLEKQLEQVADRERTLRDMAGIYPLGRLGTPDEVAQVILFLASPQAAFVTGALWSVDGGLTAC